Proteins from one Sordaria macrospora chromosome 1, complete sequence genomic window:
- a CDS encoding mitochondrial 37S ribosomal protein mS38 has protein sequence MIPQSVRRVVAAAPQSPVVSSLAASSAPRAGASYMLSSYQPNSLQKRRYSSSKPSSPDDGSSRVFATRGSVPAAGTSKTPGEKRKRKAKEPVMPPLPSVPSTRHIKDEALALSTFFALHRPISVTQLLPKIVTEESFAEIFNHRKGHKATDVLSTLSQAVHDLESPMSGLKLSDNDIEDGSTKISLKHPDGTESDVYFQLNSMSGHFLPFTPPPPPEPIAEVDEAAAEAEVSAAIAEEIAAEHEPETRVYKAVVTIEETRDTNGQYKIMAHSPQLVEDDAVQPRSFLERLALRQIRYEDARQQQGIMHAISVRRQKKLKIKKKKYKKLMRRTRNERRKQDRL, from the exons ATGATTCCCCAATCCGTCCGACGGGTCGTGGCTGCCGCGCCGCAGTCGCCCGTCGTTTCCTCTCTGGCAGCCTCGTCCGCCCCTCGCGCCGGCGCCTCCTATATGCTCTCGTCCTACCAGCCCAATTCCCTGCAAAAGCGACgatactcctcctccaagccaTCTAGCCCCGATGATGGCTCGTCCAGGGTCTTCGCGACCCGCGGCTCTGTGCCCGCCGCCGGCACGTCCAAGACTCCTGGAgagaagcgcaagcgcaaggcGAAGGAACCGGTCATGCCGCCGCTCCCCAGTGTGCCCAGCACCAGGcacatcaaggacgagg CTCTCGCGCTTTCGaccttcttcgccctccACAGGCCCATCTCAGTTACCCAGCTTCTTCCCAAGATTGTGACCGAGGAGTCATTCGCCGAGATCTTCAACCACCGCAAGGGACACAAGGCGACCGATGTCCTCTCGACCTTGTCGCAGGCCGTACACGATCTCGAGTCGCCCATGTCCGGGCTTAAGCTCTCGGATAACGACATCGAAGACGGCTCTACCAAGATCAGCCTCAAGCACCCAGACGGCACCGAATCCGATGTCTACTTCCAGCTAAACTCCATGTCCGgccacttcctccccttcacccctcctccgccgcccgaGCCGATCGCCGAGGTTGACGAGGCCGCCGCTGAGGCCGAGGTCTCTGCCGCTATCGCCGAGGAGATTGCCGCCGAGCATGAGCCGGAAACGCGCGTGTATAAGGCGGTTGTCACGATCGAGGAGACGAGGGATACCAACGGCCAGTACAAGATCATGGCGCACAGCCCACAACTCGTCGAGGACGATGCCGTGCAGCCGCGCAGCTTCCTGGAGCGCCTCGCTCTGCGCCAGATCCGCTACGAGGATGCCCGTCAGCAGCAGGGGATCATGCACGCCATTAGCGTGCGCAGGCaaaagaagctgaagatcaagaagaagaagtacaaGAAGCTCATGCGCAGGACAAGAAACGAGCGTCGCAAGCAGGATAGACTCTAA